A window of the Vanessa tameamea isolate UH-Manoa-2023 chromosome 22, ilVanTame1 primary haplotype, whole genome shotgun sequence genome harbors these coding sequences:
- the LOC113391492 gene encoding beta-1,4-glucuronyltransferase 1-like gives MSTCIRICGAYSYRLTRRHSTILLIALFIVILTVIFQLYAYKHQEMPNFAAKVGDFDYIPGAFLSGNQPNENASYCQFNYGLPKLIEWRNIQSLTPPEGGNGSSYRVIYNAIQGTAYANNSKYDALTYATQATPEFLYHIAEIARYWDGPISLSVFVPNFDMDITMQIMNQLCSCYSAMSKVSLHLFFPKRYPPKMRIPDSYYMTTDIPTTTANISIEDLLRGKLERYRKLNNQTRAQYVQWVRKKKVERMMARMPKRQLFVPQLIFNDCAGIDLFDIPTFRQENHLDYPINVGRNIARNASRTNYFIVSDIELVPSDGLAPKFLTMVRKLMGDKKRDEGRIFSKTVFVVPLFEVERGVEIPRDKDTLVRLINENRAKYFHQKVCAHCQRFPGLQSWLIRPSPSVIEPMLIARREYPYHRWEPLYFGTQNEPWYSEELSWEGRQDKMTQMLEMCLQEYRMVVLDGAFLCHAAASRNGSRDHRAERINHRRYQTIISSFKQKYQNIPKCKLMYGC, from the exons atgtCGACATGCATCAGAATATGTGGGGCGTACTCATATCGACTGACAAGAAGGCATTCAACCATTCTACTCATTGCTTTATTTATCGTAATCTTGACGGTAATATTTCAGCTTTATGCTTACAAACACCAAGAAATGCCAAACTTCGCTGCGAAAGTCGGGGACTTTGACTATATACCAGGGGCATTTTTAAGTGGTAACCAGCCTAACGAAAATGCAAGCTACTGTCAATTTAACTACGGCCTACCGAAACTAATAGAGTGGAGAAATATTCAGTCACTAACACCCCCAGAAGGAGGCAATGGAAGTTCTTATAGGGTAATTTATAATGCTATCCAAGGTACAGCATATGCAAATAATTCCAAGTACGATGCCCTGACATATGCCACTCAAGCTACTCCAGAGTTTCTTTACCACATTGCAGAAATAGCAAGATACTGGGATGGTCCAATAAGCTTGTCAGTTTTTGTACCAAACTTCGATATGGACATAACAATGCAAATAATGAACCAGCTGTGCAGTTGCTATTCGGCTATGTCCAAGGTCTCTCTTCATCTCTTTTTCCCCAAACGCTATCCACCGAAAATGAGAATACCCGATTCTTATTATATGACCACAGATATTCCGACAACTACAGCTAATATTTCAATAGAGGATTTGTTGAGAGGAAAATTGGAACgttatagaaaattaaacaatcaaACAAGAGCTCAATATGTACAATGGGTGAGAAAGAAAAAAGTCGAAAGAATGATGGCTAGAATGCCTAAAAGACAGTTGTTTGTCCCACAGTTGATATTTAACGACTGCGCTGGAATCGACCTGTTCGACATACCAACATTTAGACAAGAGAATCATTTGGATTATCCAATTAATGTGGGCAGAAATATAGCAAGGAACGCTTCAAGGACAAACTATTTCATAGTCTCTGATATAGAGTTGGTACCAAGCGATGGATTAGCTCCGAAATTTCTGACAATGGTTAGGAAACTTATGGGCGATAAGAAACGAGACGAGGGACGTATATTCTCTAAGACAGTCTTTGTTGTACCCTTGTTTGAAGTGGAAAGGGGTGTTGAGATACCTCGCGACAAAGACAC GTTAGTACGCTTGATAAATGAAAACCGTGCGAAGTACTTCCATCAGAAAGTTTGTGCTCATTGCCAAAGATTCCCCGGACTTCAGTCTTGGCTGATACGTCCATCGCCAAGTGTTATTGAG CCGATGCTGATCGCTCGGAGGGAGTACCCTTATCACAGATGGGAACCCCTATACTTCGGTACTCAGAATGAACCTTGGTACAGTGAAGAGCTATCCTGGGAAGGACGTCAGGATAAAATGACACAG ATGCTCGAAATGTGTCTCCAAGAGTACCGGATGGTCGTTTTGGATGGTGCCTTCCTCTGTCACGCGGCGGCGTCACGTAACGGATCAAGAGATCACAGAGCGGAAAGGATCAACCATCGACGTTACCAAACAATAATATCTTCCTTTAAACAAAAGTACCAAAATATacctaaatgtaaattaatgtatgGATGTTag